In the genome of Pontibacter actiniarum, the window CGCAGCCAGCGCTCGTTCACGCTGCTCTGCTTCTGCGCCGCCTTCTTTTCCACTACCGGCAGCGCCATAAAGTCCTTCTCCTTGGCCGGGTCGTAGAGCATGGCGGTGCAGAGGCAGTTTGTACGGTTCTTGCTTTGCAGGATCTCAAAGTTAACGCAGCTGCGGCAGCCTTTCCAGAACTCCTCATCGTCCGTCAACTCCGAGTATGTAACCGGCGTGTAGCCCAGCCCAGAGTTAATGCGCATCACCGCCAAAGCTGTGGTCAGGCCGAAAATCTTGGCGTCCGGGTATTTGGTGCGCGACAGTTCGAATATCTTCTGCTTTATCTGGCGCGCCAGGCCGCTCTTGCGCAGCTCCGGCGAAACGATCAGGCCCGAGTTGGCGACGTACTTACCATGCCCCCAGGTTTCGATGTAGCAGAAACCGGCCCAGGTGCCATCGCTGTGCAGGGCAATAACGGCCTTGCCCTCCAGCATCTTCTGGGCAATGTAATCCGGTGAGCGTTTGGCGATACCAGTACCGCGCGCCTTGGCCGAAGACTCCATCTCGTTGCAGATTTGCAGCGCATGGATTAGGTGTTGCTCGTTGGCAACTGTTACGACGAATGCAGGTTGATCCATTGTTATAGAAAAGCATGTCTGTGCTGAGACGGCACAGCCTAGATATCAGCGTTAAATAATTTGACCAGAAAAAAGACGATGAATGCATCAGTCTGCGGCAAAAGCCAAGGCCTTGCCACAAAACTCGGGATTCAGGAAAAAGATGGAGTGATGACTACCGCATAGGCAGTCGGTAAAGCTGCAGGCTAGCGCCTGTAGCGGACCACAGCTATCATGGCCCTAAAAACTACCTCCGTAGAAAAGGCAGAAAAAGTCGCACGCCCCGTGGCCGGAGTGTGTTTTATCATGTCTGATGATAAAGTCGCCTTTTTTTTCATTTCAATAGTTACAAAGTGGGCTTTCGTATACCCTTATGTGCAGTGCAAAGGTTGCGGAATAGTTTAGTATATTACAAGTATAGCGCTAAATTTCTTTAAATATTTATAGATGCGGGCTTAAATATGCTAGTTTAAACATCGTGTGCTGTACCTGATGCTGCTTAAAATCAATTTGGCAACCAACTCTTATAGTACAGCCGGTGTCTGATCTGCCGCAAAAGATGTAAATTGCGCGCTGTTAAAGGCTCCTCGTTGGGGAGGTGCCACAGCAGCAGCGTACAAGCATGAAAAATCTTTCGATCAGAGTAATTATCGGTATACTTTTCTCGGCCATCGGGATGGTTTCCCTTTTTGTGACCCGCGAAGCCTTAACGGCGGCCATCTGGCTGAGCTTCGGGAACGGCCTGATCCTGTCTGACCTGAGGTTTAAGCAGGTGGATGAGAATGGTAACGTCTACAGCAAGCCTGTTCCTAAAATGCGGTTATATACTGCCATTTTCCTCATCGTTCTGGCTGTTTTGCTACTGGGGCTACAGATATTTCTGGACATGCAGTCTGCCGGGGCTGGCGCCGCCCACTAGCTTTAGATGCGGCTTTGCAGTACAAAGTCTACCCGTATGACTTCCTGGGAGCGTTTCAGGCGCAGGCGCAGCTTGCGGCCGGGCCTGCTTTCCAGCAGTTCCAGTAGTTCCTGAAGCGGCAGCTCTCTGCAGTCGCGGCCGTTGATGGACAGGAGCTGGTCGCCGGACTTCACCCCCACCCGCTTCGCCGCAGAATTGTCGACCACGTTGGATACGATATAGAAATTAGTGCCTGGCAGGGGCGTGCTAACTTCAAACCCAGCCATGTTATAGCTGAAGGGTTCCTTGTAGCGGTGGTTCGGGAGGAGCATCATGCGCTTGTGCGGGTAGTCAAAAATCACTGTGAACCGCTTTAGTATATCGGAGCCGAGGTTCCCGTTGCGGTCTGCAACGTTGAGGGCCAGCCGAATACCCTCCTCGTCGGGGTAAGAGGTAGTCAGGTTCTGCAGTTCGTGCCTGCCCAGCTTAAATGCTTTTAAACGTCCTATTTTCCCGTGTATGTCTCCGCTGAGGCCGCGCCCCAGGTAAGCCTCCACGACCTTGGGCGGGAGCGAGAGCTGTTTGTGCGTGGGCAGGTACAGCGACAGTGAGTGGCTGGCTCCCGTGTCTACAATCAGCTTAACGCCGAGGGTGTCCCCGTTGTGCTGCTCCACGGTGCCAAACAAGTATGGCTTGGTCCCCTCAATAAGCAAAGGGTACTCTTCTGCCCTTCTTTTCTTTTTAATGTTGTAGTCAGGCCTGTAAAGTGTTAGTAGCTTACGGTTATAGTTTACCTTAACGATGAAGTTCTTGAAAATGTCGTAGCCGATTATCCCGTGCACGGGCATGCCCATGCGGGTAGAAAGATCGAAAACATCTTCCAGCAGCACATAAACGGTGTGGTTGTCGCCCCGTATGCCGGGCAAAAACATGTTGTTACCTGTGCTGTAGTAGGCATCTATGGAGTAGCCGTTTCCCAAGCCCTGCAGCGTGATAATGTCTGCCTCTTTCAGGTCCAGTGAGTCTGAATAATACAATTTGGTGACAATCGTGTTTCGTACACCGGAATCAAGTATAAAATTGAGGGGCTGAGAGTTGTTGATTTGAACGGGAATGATGATGAGGTTGTGTACCAGCTGAAAGGGAATGGATATCTTTTTACGGTTGGCAGTGAAATAAACCGTGTCTGTTTCATACAGCGGCTGCTCTTGCGCCTGCAGGCCCTGCGGAAGCAGTGTGATACAAAGCCAAAGCAGTGTTAAAAAACCAGCTTTTCTCATAGGGGATTGCTTTGCAGCGTGAGGTACGCTAATAATACTACAAGTTCTATACGCAAATCTTACAATTTATTTACGCTTCATACTTGAACTGTAGCTGATTAGCCTGTAGCAATCCTTGGTTGCGCGTGCAGTTATCGCGTTTTTTTTGCCTGTGCGTCTCTGGCTGCGGTGAGTGTTTTTCCTTTAAGGCGCCCGTAGAACATGTGTTTGGGAGAACCGATGATCTGGGAGCCGTAGATGCCGGAGTGCCCGGAGAAAAGGTAGGCAGTGACGCATGCCAGCGCCATGTACTCCGCGCTGCCTGCCCCAAAGAGTTCGATCGCCATAATGGTGCAGGTAAGCGGTGTGTTGGTGGCCCCTGAGAACACGGCCACAAAGCCCATACCCGCCAACAGCGCCACCGGCAGCGGAATGGCTCCGGAGAGTGCATTGCCGAGTGTCGCCCCGGTGTAAAAGAGCGGCGTTACCTCTCCCCCTTTAAAGCCAGCCCCCAGGGTAAACGCGGTGAGTACGAGTTTTACGGCGCTGTCGTACCAAGGCAAGGGCTGCTCAAACGCGTTTATGATGGTAGGCAGGCCCAGGCCAATATACTTAGTTGTACCCATCAGCCACACGGTGGCTGCCACCACAGCCCCGCCAACAAGCGGGCGATACGGAGCAAACGCCACCTGCTGCTTAAACTGCTTGGTGAAAAAGGAGGTCGTTTTGGCGAAAGCCATGCCCGCCAGGCCAAAAACAGCCCCGGCTGCCAGGGTATAGCCAATGCCAGAGGCTGTTAGCGGAGGTACAAAAGGAATACTGTAGTGCGTGTGCCCTACGCCCCAGGCCAGGCAGGTATAATTGGCCACAACGGCTGCTAAAAAACTGGGCAGCAGCGCTTCATACCGAATCCGCCCCAGCACGAACACTTCCAGGCCGAAAACGGCACCGGCCAGGGGCGTGCCAAAGAGCGAGGAGAAACCCGCGCTGATGCCGGCGATGAGCAGCAGTTTCCGGTCGCGGGGGCGCAGGCGGAAAAGATAGCTGAACTGGTCGGCCACAGTGCCGCCCATTTGCACAGCGGTGCCCTCACGCCCGGCAGATCCTCCGAAAAGGTGCGTCACCAGCGTGCCCGCGAAAACCAGGGGCGCCATCTTAAACGGCACCACCTTTCGGGGCCGGTGAATCTCCTCCAGCAGCAGGTTATTGCCCCCGTTGGCCCGCCCACCGTAGTAGTGGTACAGCAAGCCTATGGCCAGCCCGCCCAAAGGCAGGAATGCGATAATCCAGGTGTGGGCCTCGCGGTAGGCAGTTACCCAGCCCAGGGAAACGAGAAAAAATGCAGAGGCGGAACCTGCCAGCACACCCACGAGCACGCAGATGAGCAGCCATTTTAGGAGGTAAAGAACAGCTGTGGCTTGTTCGCTGGCAGAGAGTGCGCGGCGCAGCAAGTGCTTCAGGTTTGATTTGAAGGGAGACGGTGTGTTGTTTTTCATGGCAGCTGATGGCAAATATACACGAAGGCCTCTATATGTTAGTGCCTTTCGCCAGGAGTCATCAGCGCTGCCGGAGCAGGCGGTTCCAGGTGGTACCCCATCACCTTGTCGGCAAACGTAGTAAAAGCAGCTAAAAAATGCAAGCGCTCTCCGTGCTCCTTGCTGCAGCGTCCATTGGCAAGGTTCTCATAGGAAAGGCTTCCGGGAGAATTGCTTTTTATATTTGGTCTTTTGTCTGACACGCGCTGGGAAGCACTTTTTCTGTAGGTCGTGCGGTCGCGTATTTTTGATGTAGCCTCTTCCCTCCTGCTCCTGCACCGCAGCTGTTGTTTTAAAGCCTTCTATAGTTCGATCGTACTTCTGCGATTTTGTGCCCGTCCGGCTGTGGCTGTTCTAGTAGCAGTAGCAGTCGCTGTTTCTCTTCCTCTCCTGCCGCATGGTTATCTTAAAGGCATCTATCAGGAGTAAAATTACGTTAAACCACTTAAATTTTTCGTGAACCGACACCGGTAGCGTGTATTTGAGGAAGAGCATCCGCCAATTTTTTACACGAGGTCATCCGGTTTTACCCTTAACTATTTTTGTGTTCAAACAGCTGCCATACTTAGTCCAAAGGAAACACGCGTTTGCACGCCCTTATGGGTAGCCTTGCCTCCCGGGCAGGAAGGCAATAAAGCGTGCCGCTTAAATTGAACTCAGCTAATATATACGCAAATGCCCTTTCGGCTGCAGGCGTCCCTGCTGCGTTGCCTGCGCTGGCTTATTTGCACAAAACCGTTGTGTTAAAATGGCAGACCAGCATCTACAGGTACCGTTTTACACATTTTGACGTGTTTTTAAGGTTTAGAATTGCTACCTTCAAGTATAGCAGACTATTCTTATTTCGAACAGACTTATACTTTTCCAATAAATGCACTACATCGATCTATCCATCTTCGTGCTCTACATGCTGGCGATGCTCGGAGTCGGATTTTACTTCCTGAAAAAGAACGAAGGTGCCGAAGACTATTATGTAGGCGGGCGCTCCATGAGCAGCGGACATATTGGCCTCTCCGTAGTAGCCACCGACGTAGGGGGCGGCTTTTCCATTGGCTTGGGAGGGCTGGGCTTTGCGATGGGGCTGTCCGGTTCCTGGATGCTCTTTACCGGCCTGTTAGGTGCATGGCTTGCCGCCGTTTTCCTCATCCCAAAGGTAAAGGACAATCCGGCCTTTGCCAGTTTCCTGACCTTTCCGCAGCTGTTCGGCTACTACTTTAATGCGCGGGTGGCCCTGCTGGCTGGCGTTATTTCGGCTATCGGCTACACTGGCTTTACCAGCTCCCAGATACTCGCTGGCGCCAAACTGGCCAGCGGCACCTTTGTGGGCCTCGACCTGAACACGGCGCTCCTGATTATGGGGGTGATAGCGGTGGTGTACACGGTAATGGGCGGTCTGAAAGCCGTTATCTATACCGATACAGTGCAGTGGGCCGTGCTGATGGGCGGCCTCGTGTTCATCGGCGTGCCCGTTTCTTTCCTGGCTGTGGGCGGCATGGACACGCTGGACTTCTCACAGATACTAAATCCGGATTACCTGGCGGCACAGTCTTCTAAAAGTATGGAGGCGATCCGCGCCACGCTACCGCCGGAGTTTCTCAGCCTCAGCAACATCACCTGGCAGCAGGTTGTAAACTGGGCCATCACCATCATCCCGATTTGGTTTGTGGGCATGACACTGTACCAGCGCATCTACGCTTGCCGCGACACAAAGACCGCCAGGCGCGCCTGGTATATTGCCGGCCTGTTTGAATGGCCGATTATGGCCTTTATGGGCGTGAGCCTGGGGATACTGGCACGGGTGGCCGCCGAGCAGGGTATGTTTGACGCGCTGGGTGCCGGTGCCGTGGTAGACCCTGAGACGGGCCTGCCGATGCTGTTGCGCTCGGTGTTGCCTGTCGGGCTGATGGGCCTGATGCTCTCGTCTTACTTCTCGGCCATACTTTCGACGGCCGACAGTTGCCTGATGGCTTCTTCGGGGAACATTGTCACAGATGTGCTGAGCCACTTTTTCAGCATTGACCCCGACTCGCCGAAGACACTGCGCCTGTCACAGCTTGTAACGCTGCTGGTAGGAGCCTTTGCCTTATGGCTGGCCACTATGATGACAAACGTGCTCGACCTGATGCTCTACTCCTACGCCTTTATGGTTTCGGGCCTTTTTGTGCCGATAGTGGGCGCGCTTTTCTGGGAGAGGCGCAGTAGCCTGGCCGCTTTCTGGGCGATGCTGGTAGGCGGCATCGTGACGGTTGTGCTGCAGGTGAGCACCCTTGGCACCCCGGGCCCGGACGCGGACATACTGCTGCTGAGCGACAAGGTTCAGTCCTTTTTCCCTGCGGAGGTGAAACAAACCTGGTTGAGCATGAGTGAGTTTGAGGTGCGTGCCCTGGTAGAGCATACACTTTCTGCCAATAGTATCGTACATATCCCCTGGCTGGACCTCACTTTTGCCCTGCCGTTTAACCTCGATCCAAACCTGTTCGGGCTAACCGCTTCCCTAGTGCTTTATATTTCGTTAACATTATTATACCCTGATAAAACTAAGAAGAAAACATGGCAGAGAACAACAGCGTCAGCTACCACACCTATACACCCGGAAACAACGCAGCCCTAAACCGCGACCAGGTACTGGATTTCCTTTTTAAACACCTGGATGAGTATGGCGATCAGCGCCAGGACATTGAGAAGTGCATGAACTATGCTCTGTCAGAGGATGCAGGAAAGGGAGGATCTGTGCTGGAGGCGCGCGAGAACGGCCAGGTGGTAGGTGCCCTTATCCTCAACAACACCGGCATGACGGGCTACATCCCGGAAAACATCCTGGTGTACGTGGCGGTGCACGGCAGCACGCGCGGCAAGGGTGTCGGCAAAAAGCTGGTGCAAATGGCCATCGACAGTACCGAAGGCAGCATTGCCCTGCACGTGGAGCCGCAGAACCCGGCCCGCCACCTGTACGAGAAACTGGGCTTCACGAATAAGTATTTAGAGTATAGACTAACAAGATAACATGGCCGTCCTAAAGCTGTACCAAGAGAAGCTACTACACAATTACAACCACCTCGACAGGGTGTTTAAAGCGCATGACATCGACTGGGGCATCGTAACGAAGCTGCTGTGCGGCCATGAGCTTTTCCTGAAAGAGGTGCTGGCCCTGGGGGTGAAGGAGGTGCATGACTCTCGCGTATCCAACCTGAAGACCATCAAGAAAATGGACCCGGAAGTGCAGACCGTGTATATAAAGCCAGCTCCCAAACAAAGCATACCCGACATTATACAGTATGCAGACGTGAGCTTTCAGACAGAGCTGGAAATTATCCGGCTGCTGTCGGAAGAGGCGATGCGGCAAAACAAGCAGCACAAGATCATCATCATGATTGAGATGGGCGATTTGCGTGAGGGCGTGATGGGAGATGAACTGGTGGGCTTTTACGAGAGCGTGTTTGAGCTGCCCGGCATCTCTGTGATTGGGCTGGGTGCTAACTTTAACTGCCTGCACGGCGTTATGCCCACGCAGGACAAGCTCATCCAGCTAAGCCTGTACAAGCAGATCATCGAGGCCAAGTTCAACCACACGATTCCCTGGGTGTCAGGGGGCACATCGGTAACCATCCCCCTGCTGTTTAACCACCAGCTCCCGGCGGGTATAAACCACTTCCGCATTGGGGAGGCGCTGTTCTTCGGGCTAAACCTCTTTACCAACGAGACCTTCGAAGGCATGCACGATGACGTGTTTGAGCTCTTCACCGAAATTATCGAGCTGACCGAGAAGCCCATGATCCCGAGCGGAATACTGGCAGAGAACCCGAGCGGCGAGAGCTTTGAGATTGACGAAAGCCTTTACGGCAAAACCTCGCACCGGGCAATCCTGGACGTGGGCCTGCTAGACATCAACCCTAAGTTCCTTATCTCCAAGGACGAGGACATCACTGTGATCGGCGCCAGCTCAGACATGCTGATCGTGGAGCTGGGGGAGAACAAGCATAACTATAAAGTAGGCGATGTGCTGCGGTTTAACCTCCGCTATATGGGCGCGCTGAGCGTTCTGAACTCCCGCTACATAGGCAAAGAAGTTGTGCGGTAGACTTACAGTAGCACAAAATATTAGGCCCCGGCTATATCTTTAGCTGGGGCCTTTTGCTTTTCCGGTGTAACTTTGGGGGTTATTTGATACCTATTCGCACGCTAACACATTTATACTTACCTATGCATTACCACCAATACCACGAGCTGCTGGAGAACAACGAGCGCTGGATTGAGGAAAAATTAGCCACCTCGCCAGACTATTTCCAGAAGCTGGCCGAAGGGCAGCGCCCTCCCTACCTGTTTATTGGCTGCTCCGATAGCCGGATGCCGCTCAACAGTTTCACCAAAACAGAGCCAGGTGAACTGTTTATCCACCGCAACGTGGCCAACCAGGTGTCTCTCACGGACATGAACCTGCTGGCAGTGCTGGAGTATGCCGTGGAGAGCCTGCAGGTGCAGCATATTGTTATCTGCGGCCACTACTGCTGCGGCGGTGTAGAGGCTGCCTACAAAGGCACGGCAACGGGTGTGGTAGAGAACTGGATCACGCCCATCAGAGACCTGTACCTTACCAATAAGACTGCCATTGATGCCCTGCCTGAGGCTGAGCGCTTGAACCGGTTGGCAGAGCTGAACGTGGTGGAGCAGGTAAAGAACATCTGCAAAACCTCGGTGATGCACCGCGCCTTTCAGGCTGGCAGCGCGCCGCAGGTGCACGGCTGGGTGCTGGACATCGCCCACGGCCGCATTAAAGACCTGCAGTTGCCGATGGACAGCTGGAAGCAGCTGGGCATTGTGCCCTAGCACCATGCTAAGCGCCAGAGCAGTTGGCTAAGGGTTTAGTAGTGCATCCAGGAAGCCAATCTGCTCGTCTTTGTTCTTAAACACCATGAGCGGGATGTCCATGTCGTAGCGCAGGATCTTTTCGGTAACGCTGCCGATTACGAACAGCGCCGCCGCGGACATCCCCTTTGCCCCTATCACGAGCAGGTCTGCCCGGCTTCGCTTTGCCTCCAGCACAACCAGTTCCCCTATGTCTGCCTCGTCGTCTTGGCGCACCAGTTTTAGCTCCGCCCGCTCCTGCAGCTCCGGGAAGCGCGAAAGCAGGTTATTATACTTCTCCTGTGCAAAACCCCGCATGCGTTCATCAAAAGACTCGTAGGTCATGCCAAGGGTGCGGTAGCCGGTGGGAACCTGGTACACATGCAGGCAAACCACATGGATGTCCGGCTTGGCGAGGGCCGAGTGCAGCACGCGGTCCAGCGCCATCTCACTATACTTGGAGAAATCCACGCTTACGACAATCTGGCGCAGCCGCGGCTCAAAAGTCTCGGGCACAAACAGGACGCCCACCCTGCCGGTGCGCAGTATCTTCTGGGCAAGCACACCGCTGCCGCGCAGGCGCAGTTTGCGGCCTACCAGCATCAGGTCTACCTGCTTTACCTTCGACCAGTGCAGCAGCTCCTTCAGGGGCGTTCCCTCCTCTATCAGCACCTCTACCTCTGTCGGCACGTCTCTGAAGGCCGGCCCCACCTTCGACATAATCATGTTGTGAATTCCCTCATCGGCAGGCACGTCTGTTCGCTCCAGGCCCTGCAGTAACTCCGTAGGGAGCTCCAGGCTCTTTTCAACGTGAATGAAGTATACCTTTTCTACCTTCAACTCGGCACACAGAAAGGCGGCATAAGGGATGAGGGTGGCGTCCATGGGCGTTAGGTCGAGCCCTACCATTAGTCGGTTAAGCGTGTTCATGGGTCTGGGTTTTTGAGATGGTTTATACTTCCTGAACTTGCCGTTACGCCGCTGCAGCAGGTCTGCTGTAACCAATTAAGCGCACGCAGGTAAGTATGTGTACTTGTGCATACGGTAACGTGCAGAAAAATATACATTTAGCTTTGCTTTAATGCTGTTCGCCATCCTCTTCGGGTTTATCGCTGATGCCTGCGCGCCGCTTCTGCGCCGTTTGCTGGGCCGCTATGTGTTTGTGCCCATGGCGGGATTGCCCCTGCTGCTCTTCCTGTACTTTTGTTACCTGGCCCCTGAGGTGGTTGCCGGGGCTACCGTTACTGCGCAGTATGCCTGGGTTCCCGAGCTCGGCGTGTCCCTTCAGTTCAGGCTGGATGGGTTGAGCCTGCTGTTTGCACTGCTAATTACCTTTTTTGGCACGCTCATCATGCTCTACGCCAGTGCCTACCTGGAGGATGATCCCCTGCTGGGCCGCTTCTACCTCTACCTCACCCTCTTTATGACGGCCATGCTGGGCCTGGTGCTGTCTGACAATATTTTTTGCCTCTTTCTCTTTTGGGAGCTGACCAGTGTCAGTTCCTATCTGCTGATCGGTTACAAGCAGGCAAAGAAGGAGGCGCGGGTGGCGGCCTGGCAGGCGCTTCTAGTAACAGGGGCGGGAGGTTTGGCTTTGCTGGCGGGCTTGCTACTGCTGCGCATTGCCGGCGGCGGTGCCGCTACTTTCTCGGAGCTGGCGGCGCTTCAGGGGCAGGTGCAGCAGCATGCCCTCTACCTGCCAGCCCTGCTGCTGATTCTGCTGGCCTGTTTCACCAAGTCCGCTCAGTTCCCGTTCCATTTCTGGCTGCCAAACGCGATGGCTGCTCCTACGCCGGTAAGCGCCTACCTGCATTCCGCCACTATGGTAAAGGCGGGAATCTACCTGCTGGCGCGCCTCTCGCCCGTGCTCTCGGGTTCGGAAGTGTGGCATGTCACGCTGATGAGTATGGGCGGAATAACGGCGGTGATGGGCGCCCTGCTGGCGCTGCAGCACACGGACCTGAAGGCCATACTTGCCTACACCACCATCAGTGCGCTTGGTTTGCTGGTGACCATGCTTGGCATCGGAACAGCGCTGGCTACCAAGGCCATGCTGGTTTTTCTGGTCGCCCATGCACTCTACAAAGGTACGCTGTTTCTGGTTGCCGGCGCCGTGGACCACAGCACCGGCACGCGGGAGGTGCCCCAACTGCAGCAATTGGCTCCTTCCATGAAGTTCTCCGCCTGGGCCGCGACCCTGGCGGCCCTTTCCATGGCCGGTATCATTCCCTTTGTGGGGTTCGTGGGGAAAGAGTTGCTGTACGAAGCCTCATTGCCGAGCCTGGTGCTGCTGGGCGTAAGTATGGTAACGGGCCTTGTGTTCGTGGCGGTGGCGCTGCAGCTGAGCTACGGCATTTTCTGGCAAAAAGCCGCTTCTCCCACGCCGCTCCTGCACGAGGCGACGCCCGGTTTGTTCCTGCCCCCGCTGGCCTTGGGCTTGACAGGGCTTTTAGCAGGGGTGTTTGCAGGCCCTGTGCTCTCGCCTTTGCTGGAAAGCGGCGCCAGGCAGATCCTGCAGGCAAGGCAGGTAGAGCTGCACCTGGCGCTCTGGCACGGCCTTACGCCGGTGCTGGAGCTGAGCCTGCTAACGGTGCTGCTGGGGTTTCTGCTGTACCGCTACCTGCCCGCTGCGCGCCGTAGTGCGACCAGCACCGCCAGGCTCTACCGCTATGGGCCCGATGCCTTGTATCACCGCGCTTTTGATGGATTTCTGCGTTTTAGCAAGGCCTTTACGGGCTG includes:
- a CDS encoding N-acetyltransferase, which translates into the protein MDQPAFVVTVANEQHLIHALQICNEMESSAKARGTGIAKRSPDYIAQKMLEGKAVIALHSDGTWAGFCYIETWGHGKYVANSGLIVSPELRKSGLARQIKQKIFELSRTKYPDAKIFGLTTALAVMRINSGLGYTPVTYSELTDDEEFWKGCRSCVNFEILQSKNRTNCLCTAMLYDPAKEKDFMALPVVEKKAAQKQSSVNERWLRHRQKPGFNAPEMSAAQV
- a CDS encoding aspartyl protease family protein is translated as MRKAGFLTLLWLCITLLPQGLQAQEQPLYETDTVYFTANRKKISIPFQLVHNLIIIPVQINNSQPLNFILDSGVRNTIVTKLYYSDSLDLKEADIITLQGLGNGYSIDAYYSTGNNMFLPGIRGDNHTVYVLLEDVFDLSTRMGMPVHGIIGYDIFKNFIVKVNYNRKLLTLYRPDYNIKKKRRAEEYPLLIEGTKPYLFGTVEQHNGDTLGVKLIVDTGASHSLSLYLPTHKQLSLPPKVVEAYLGRGLSGDIHGKIGRLKAFKLGRHELQNLTTSYPDEEGIRLALNVADRNGNLGSDILKRFTVIFDYPHKRMMLLPNHRYKEPFSYNMAGFEVSTPLPGTNFYIVSNVVDNSAAKRVGVKSGDQLLSINGRDCRELPLQELLELLESRPGRKLRLRLKRSQEVIRVDFVLQSRI
- a CDS encoding voltage-gated chloride channel family protein; protein product: MKNNTPSPFKSNLKHLLRRALSASEQATAVLYLLKWLLICVLVGVLAGSASAFFLVSLGWVTAYREAHTWIIAFLPLGGLAIGLLYHYYGGRANGGNNLLLEEIHRPRKVVPFKMAPLVFAGTLVTHLFGGSAGREGTAVQMGGTVADQFSYLFRLRPRDRKLLLIAGISAGFSSLFGTPLAGAVFGLEVFVLGRIRYEALLPSFLAAVVANYTCLAWGVGHTHYSIPFVPPLTASGIGYTLAAGAVFGLAGMAFAKTTSFFTKQFKQQVAFAPYRPLVGGAVVAATVWLMGTTKYIGLGLPTIINAFEQPLPWYDSAVKLVLTAFTLGAGFKGGEVTPLFYTGATLGNALSGAIPLPVALLAGMGFVAVFSGATNTPLTCTIMAIELFGAGSAEYMALACVTAYLFSGHSGIYGSQIIGSPKHMFYGRLKGKTLTAARDAQAKKTR
- a CDS encoding sodium:solute symporter family protein; the protein is MHYIDLSIFVLYMLAMLGVGFYFLKKNEGAEDYYVGGRSMSSGHIGLSVVATDVGGGFSIGLGGLGFAMGLSGSWMLFTGLLGAWLAAVFLIPKVKDNPAFASFLTFPQLFGYYFNARVALLAGVISAIGYTGFTSSQILAGAKLASGTFVGLDLNTALLIMGVIAVVYTVMGGLKAVIYTDTVQWAVLMGGLVFIGVPVSFLAVGGMDTLDFSQILNPDYLAAQSSKSMEAIRATLPPEFLSLSNITWQQVVNWAITIIPIWFVGMTLYQRIYACRDTKTARRAWYIAGLFEWPIMAFMGVSLGILARVAAEQGMFDALGAGAVVDPETGLPMLLRSVLPVGLMGLMLSSYFSAILSTADSCLMASSGNIVTDVLSHFFSIDPDSPKTLRLSQLVTLLVGAFALWLATMMTNVLDLMLYSYAFMVSGLFVPIVGALFWERRSSLAAFWAMLVGGIVTVVLQVSTLGTPGPDADILLLSDKVQSFFPAEVKQTWLSMSEFEVRALVEHTLSANSIVHIPWLDLTFALPFNLDPNLFGLTASLVLYISLTLLYPDKTKKKTWQRTTASATTPIHPETTQP
- a CDS encoding GNAT family N-acetyltransferase, with the protein product MAENNSVSYHTYTPGNNAALNRDQVLDFLFKHLDEYGDQRQDIEKCMNYALSEDAGKGGSVLEARENGQVVGALILNNTGMTGYIPENILVYVAVHGSTRGKGVGKKLVQMAIDSTEGSIALHVEPQNPARHLYEKLGFTNKYLEYRLTR
- a CDS encoding alanine racemase, with amino-acid sequence MAVLKLYQEKLLHNYNHLDRVFKAHDIDWGIVTKLLCGHELFLKEVLALGVKEVHDSRVSNLKTIKKMDPEVQTVYIKPAPKQSIPDIIQYADVSFQTELEIIRLLSEEAMRQNKQHKIIIMIEMGDLREGVMGDELVGFYESVFELPGISVIGLGANFNCLHGVMPTQDKLIQLSLYKQIIEAKFNHTIPWVSGGTSVTIPLLFNHQLPAGINHFRIGEALFFGLNLFTNETFEGMHDDVFELFTEIIELTEKPMIPSGILAENPSGESFEIDESLYGKTSHRAILDVGLLDINPKFLISKDEDITVIGASSDMLIVELGENKHNYKVGDVLRFNLRYMGALSVLNSRYIGKEVVR
- a CDS encoding carbonic anhydrase, translating into MHYHQYHELLENNERWIEEKLATSPDYFQKLAEGQRPPYLFIGCSDSRMPLNSFTKTEPGELFIHRNVANQVSLTDMNLLAVLEYAVESLQVQHIVICGHYCCGGVEAAYKGTATGVVENWITPIRDLYLTNKTAIDALPEAERLNRLAELNVVEQVKNICKTSVMHRAFQAGSAPQVHGWVLDIAHGRIKDLQLPMDSWKQLGIVP
- a CDS encoding universal stress protein codes for the protein MNTLNRLMVGLDLTPMDATLIPYAAFLCAELKVEKVYFIHVEKSLELPTELLQGLERTDVPADEGIHNMIMSKVGPAFRDVPTEVEVLIEEGTPLKELLHWSKVKQVDLMLVGRKLRLRGSGVLAQKILRTGRVGVLFVPETFEPRLRQIVVSVDFSKYSEMALDRVLHSALAKPDIHVVCLHVYQVPTGYRTLGMTYESFDERMRGFAQEKYNNLLSRFPELQERAELKLVRQDDEADIGELVVLEAKRSRADLLVIGAKGMSAAALFVIGSVTEKILRYDMDIPLMVFKNKDEQIGFLDALLNP
- the mbhE gene encoding hydrogen gas-evolving membrane-bound hydrogenase subunit E; protein product: MLFAILFGFIADACAPLLRRLLGRYVFVPMAGLPLLLFLYFCYLAPEVVAGATVTAQYAWVPELGVSLQFRLDGLSLLFALLITFFGTLIMLYASAYLEDDPLLGRFYLYLTLFMTAMLGLVLSDNIFCLFLFWELTSVSSYLLIGYKQAKKEARVAAWQALLVTGAGGLALLAGLLLLRIAGGGAATFSELAALQGQVQQHALYLPALLLILLACFTKSAQFPFHFWLPNAMAAPTPVSAYLHSATMVKAGIYLLARLSPVLSGSEVWHVTLMSMGGITAVMGALLALQHTDLKAILAYTTISALGLLVTMLGIGTALATKAMLVFLVAHALYKGTLFLVAGAVDHSTGTREVPQLQQLAPSMKFSAWAATLAALSMAGIIPFVGFVGKELLYEASLPSLVLLGVSMVTGLVFVAVALQLSYGIFWQKAASPTPLLHEATPGLFLPPLALGLTGLLAGVFAGPVLSPLLESGARQILQARQVELHLALWHGLTPVLELSLLTVLLGFLLYRYLPAARRSATSTARLYRYGPDALYHRAFDGFLRFSKAFTGWLQNGYLRSYIINIVFFFCSLLLFVLWRDSPPVNLVERAHLLQQIRLYELVLLVLMVAALVFLLGTRSRLTSIVVMGLVGYSAALFYIFFGAPDVAATQLLIETLTVVIFVLLLHRLPAFIYLSHQFNKYKFIAISVFFGSLMTYVMLLVQQHTVESELKQYFGKASYLEAHGRNIVNVILVDFRGLDTLGEISVLAVAALGIFALLRLNPEKGGKR